A genome region from Alicyclobacillus acidocaldarius subsp. acidocaldarius DSM 446 includes the following:
- a CDS encoding DUF433 domain-containing protein, with translation MGGGRPVISRQGIRTDVLWERWEAGDSIADIAKDYGITPAEVETVLRFEARYLKAV, from the coding sequence ATGGGGGGCGGGCGACCGGTCATTTCCAGACAAGGTATCCGAACGGATGTTCTTTGGGAACGCTGGGAAGCCGGTGACAGTATCGCCGATATTGCCAAGGACTATGGAATCACACCAGCAGAAGTCGAAACGGTACTGCGCTTTGAGGCACGTTATCTGAAAGCCGTGTGA
- a CDS encoding gamma-glutamylcyclotransferase family protein, with protein MGMHTVFVYGTLRKGQPNRAVMEPYLVADLGEGQIRGAMYDLGPFPAVSLEEDGVVTGEWVRVTDEGLARLDRLESYPRFYDRAIVSDTANGLRGWVYCMKKRRVDGYARVENGDWVAHQAQQAAVR; from the coding sequence ATGGGCATGCATACGGTGTTTGTGTATGGCACATTGCGAAAGGGCCAGCCCAATCGAGCGGTGATGGAACCGTATCTGGTGGCGGATCTTGGCGAAGGCCAAATCCGCGGCGCGATGTATGACCTCGGGCCGTTCCCGGCGGTGTCGCTGGAGGAGGACGGCGTGGTCACGGGCGAGTGGGTCAGGGTGACAGACGAGGGTCTTGCGCGGCTCGATCGGCTGGAGAGTTATCCGAGGTTTTACGATCGGGCGATCGTTTCAGACACCGCAAATGGGCTACGCGGATGGGTGTATTGCATGAAGAAGCGGCGGGTGGATGGATACGCGAGAGTCGAGAATGGGGATTGGGTAGCGCATCAGGCGCAGCAAGCGGCCGTTCGATGA
- a CDS encoding Dam family site-specific DNA-(adenine-N6)-methyltransferase has translation MPIRRSYLQWPGGKSHIVSALRAFLPPGRRLIEPFVGASSVFLNTDYPEYLLGDANPDLILVHRTLQAYGEAFIGACRELFVPENNAPERYYALRQEFNATQNLWRRAILFVYLNRHGIHGLMRYNRRGAFNTPFGYRRKIYFPEAEMRLFAEHAKRASFVHADFRDLMSQARPGDVVYCDPPYVPLSDTANFTEYAPGGFSWHDHMALAGYARELARRGVTVEISNHRTPATESLYRGAQLVSVRAPRNIGVQHRQAARTAEEILAIFWPP, from the coding sequence ATGCCCATCCGTCGCTCTTATCTCCAATGGCCCGGCGGCAAATCCCACATCGTCTCCGCCCTACGCGCGTTCCTGCCACCCGGCCGTCGGCTGATCGAGCCTTTCGTCGGCGCGAGTTCGGTGTTTTTGAACACTGACTATCCCGAATATCTACTCGGCGATGCCAATCCAGACTTGATCCTCGTGCATCGAACACTACAGGCTTATGGCGAAGCCTTTATCGGCGCCTGCCGTGAACTGTTTGTGCCTGAGAACAACGCGCCAGAACGGTACTATGCGCTCCGCCAGGAATTTAACGCCACTCAAAACCTATGGCGGCGAGCAATTCTCTTCGTTTACCTCAATCGACACGGAATCCATGGCCTCATGCGCTACAACCGCCGCGGCGCTTTCAACACTCCGTTCGGCTATCGTCGGAAAATCTATTTCCCAGAAGCAGAGATGCGCCTGTTTGCCGAGCACGCCAAACGCGCCTCGTTCGTCCACGCCGACTTTCGCGACCTGATGTCTCAGGCGCGTCCTGGCGACGTCGTCTACTGCGATCCACCCTATGTGCCACTGTCCGACACCGCGAACTTTACCGAATACGCGCCGGGCGGCTTCTCGTGGCATGACCACATGGCGCTGGCTGGATATGCGCGTGAGCTCGCTCGCCGCGGTGTGACCGTGGAGATCTCGAATCACCGCACGCCAGCAACCGAATCCCTCTATCGAGGTGCCCAGCTCGTCTCCGTCCGCGCGCCGCGCAATATCGGAGTCCAACATCGACAGGCCGCCCGTACAGCCGAGGAGATCCTGGCGATCTTTTGGCCACCCTAA
- a CDS encoding glycoside hydrolase family 130 protein → MPAIRYPENPLITPRDVPPSHPDMKIIGAFNAGVARYQGETILVLRVAEQAVADEDTVGVPIYNAERKSVEVHRISRKDPRFDLSDPRAVRHKDTLEPVWLTSMSHLRLARSRDGRHFTVEERPFLAPETPYEAFGMEDPRVTEIDGVFYITYTAVSEYGIAVGLAVTRDFREIQRLGLILPPENKDVVLFPERIGGRYYLLHRPAPKSMGDLDIWLASSLDLETWGRHRRLMGRRPGMWDGARVGGGAVPIRTDKGWLVLYHGANEKNEYAMGACLLDLEDPSKFIARSTEPILKPEAPYELNGFFGGVVFSCGAWVEGGIVHLYYGVSDEAMAGADLSLREALDLVTDKMTV, encoded by the coding sequence ATGCCCGCCATTCGCTATCCCGAAAATCCCCTGATCACGCCTCGCGACGTTCCACCCTCTCATCCTGACATGAAGATCATCGGCGCGTTCAACGCAGGCGTGGCGCGGTACCAAGGAGAGACGATTCTCGTGTTACGCGTCGCGGAGCAGGCCGTTGCCGACGAGGACACTGTGGGCGTCCCCATCTACAACGCCGAACGGAAGTCTGTCGAAGTCCATCGTATCAGTCGCAAGGATCCACGCTTCGACTTGTCGGATCCCCGCGCCGTGCGGCACAAGGACACGCTTGAACCGGTGTGGCTCACATCGATGTCGCACCTTCGGCTGGCGCGAAGCCGAGACGGTCGGCACTTCACGGTGGAGGAGAGACCGTTTCTTGCCCCCGAGACGCCGTATGAGGCGTTCGGCATGGAAGACCCGCGGGTCACGGAGATCGACGGCGTGTTCTACATCACGTACACCGCCGTGTCCGAGTACGGCATCGCGGTGGGACTCGCCGTAACGCGGGACTTTCGCGAAATTCAAAGGCTCGGACTCATCCTGCCGCCGGAGAACAAGGACGTGGTGTTGTTCCCGGAGCGCATCGGCGGGCGGTACTATCTGCTGCATCGACCCGCGCCCAAGAGCATGGGCGATCTGGACATTTGGCTCGCGTCGTCGCTGGATCTGGAGACCTGGGGCCGACATCGGCGGCTGATGGGTAGGAGACCCGGTATGTGGGACGGTGCGCGTGTCGGAGGCGGCGCGGTGCCGATTCGGACAGACAAGGGCTGGCTGGTGCTGTACCACGGCGCCAACGAGAAAAACGAATACGCGATGGGGGCGTGCCTGCTCGATCTGGAGGATCCGTCGAAGTTCATTGCGCGGTCCACGGAACCGATACTGAAGCCCGAGGCGCCTTATGAACTCAACGGCTTCTTCGGCGGCGTGGTGTTCTCGTGTGGCGCATGGGTCGAAGGGGGCATTGTGCATCTGTACTACGGGGTGTCGGATGAGGCGATGGCGGGAGCGGATCTATCGCTACGAGAAGCCCTCGACCTGGTTACTGATAAGATGACCGTCTAA
- a CDS encoding very short patch repair endonuclease — translation MTDNVSRQHRSEIMRAVRAKDTSLELMVRRAEWAKGVRFRVNAKDLPGKPYIAIKRVKLDIFIDSCFWDRCSKHGRIPKSNIEFWRNKIKRNMERDKKVLNQYQTMGWDVLHIWEHEIRDNLERVVDAIVGRIQTLRSNNGRSTIENGGVQFEADVGE, via the coding sequence ATGACCGACAATGTTTCACGCCAACATCGAAGCGAAATTATGCGGGCAGTTCGAGCGAAAGACACGTCGCTCGAGTTGATGGTGCGTCGAGCGGAATGGGCCAAGGGCGTTCGATTCCGTGTCAATGCGAAAGATCTTCCCGGAAAACCGTACATTGCAATAAAGAGGGTGAAATTGGATATCTTTATTGATTCTTGTTTCTGGGACAGATGTTCTAAACACGGAAGGATCCCAAAAAGCAACATCGAGTTTTGGCGTAATAAAATAAAGCGCAACATGGAACGAGACAAAAAGGTGCTCAACCAGTACCAAACAATGGGGTGGGACGTTTTGCACATTTGGGAACACGAAATACGCGACAATTTGGAACGTGTCGTCGACGCGATCGTCGGGCGAATCCAAACTCTGAGGTCGAACAACGGAAGATCGACCATTGAAAATGGTGGCGTTCAATTCGAAGCGGACGTTGGCGAGTAA
- a CDS encoding Eco29kI family restriction endonuclease: MQEKPYNPLEKRNLAISVSDALLERPISKLPPPEPFEGAGIYAIYYTGDFSLYQKIAERNRNGRFEAPIYVGKAVPPGARKGGFGLDIPPGQVLYRRLCEHAESIKQARNLDIEGFYCRYLVVDDIWIPLGESLLIQRFSPVWNQVLDGFGNHDPGSGRYSQQRSRWDTVHPGRVWADRLTPNAESLEKIVQAVEEFLRNWQPDTRR; this comes from the coding sequence ATGCAGGAAAAGCCGTATAATCCGCTTGAAAAAAGGAATCTCGCCATCAGCGTCAGCGATGCGCTTTTGGAACGTCCTATCTCGAAGTTGCCGCCTCCCGAACCGTTCGAGGGGGCGGGTATCTACGCCATCTACTACACCGGGGACTTTTCTCTGTATCAAAAAATCGCGGAGCGTAACCGAAACGGACGTTTTGAAGCTCCGATATACGTGGGTAAAGCGGTCCCCCCTGGTGCGAGAAAAGGCGGTTTCGGACTGGACATTCCTCCCGGCCAAGTCCTATATAGACGGCTATGCGAACACGCCGAGTCAATAAAGCAAGCGCGTAACCTCGATATTGAAGGCTTTTATTGCAGATACCTCGTGGTAGACGACATTTGGATACCGCTAGGAGAATCACTTTTGATTCAACGCTTTTCGCCGGTATGGAATCAAGTTCTCGATGGGTTCGGGAACCACGATCCTGGGAGCGGAAGATATTCGCAACAGCGTTCGAGGTGGGATACCGTACATCCTGGGAGAGTTTGGGCCGACAGGTTAACACCGAACGCCGAAAGCCTCGAGAAGATAGTTCAAGCCGTTGAAGAGTTTTTGAGAAACTGGCAACCGGATACGCGCCGATAA
- a CDS encoding sigma-70 family RNA polymerase sigma factor: MDTTLVLSAKRGDQDSFMALYREFHARIRSWIRNYWIPGADREDLMQHAWIGFWEAIRDYDVRGKVPFRAFAKMCVMREIQAALKMARRQKHVSHLTALSLDAECPWIEDAERTVLDVFVDRAAPSVDDMVFGPPPSAGPEELVAWAERHWGLRLTELEREVWRLRVEGHSYAEIQRMLGCGYKAVDNAVQRLRRKAKMLVNNANLQT; this comes from the coding sequence ATGGACACGACATTGGTACTTTCGGCAAAACGCGGTGACCAGGACTCTTTCATGGCGCTCTATCGCGAGTTCCATGCCAGAATCCGGAGCTGGATTCGAAACTACTGGATACCAGGAGCCGACCGCGAGGACCTGATGCAGCACGCGTGGATCGGGTTTTGGGAGGCCATACGAGACTACGATGTTCGTGGCAAAGTGCCGTTTCGGGCGTTCGCGAAGATGTGCGTCATGCGTGAGATCCAGGCGGCACTAAAGATGGCGCGGCGACAGAAGCATGTCTCGCACTTGACGGCGCTGTCGCTTGATGCGGAGTGCCCATGGATCGAGGACGCGGAGCGCACGGTGCTGGACGTGTTCGTCGATCGCGCGGCACCGAGCGTGGACGATATGGTGTTTGGGCCACCGCCAAGTGCGGGTCCAGAGGAACTCGTGGCATGGGCAGAGCGGCATTGGGGGCTGAGATTGACGGAGCTCGAGCGCGAGGTGTGGCGGTTGCGGGTCGAAGGGCACTCGTACGCGGAGATCCAGCGGATGTTGGGATGCGGATACAAGGCGGTGGACAATGCGGTGCAGCGGCTGAGGCGGAAGGCGAAAATGTTGGTGAATAATGCGAACTTGCAAACATGA
- a CDS encoding DNA cytosine methyltransferase: protein MAIETVLFRKQLVGFEGNRHDLKNSYSGERSVRMRSVELFVGAGGLAMGISNAGFRHVGLYEWDRYACDTIRFNKERNVGPVRDWPIYQLDVRSVDFTQYRGIELLAGGPPCQPFSLGGKHRGREDHRNMFPEMIRAVREIQPKVVLIENVKGLLRESFAKYFEYILLQICYPEIVPKENEDWTDHLSRLEQQHTKGRYHGLSYRVVFRLLNAADYGVPQKRERVFIVGFRSDLNIEWSFPNPTHSFDALLYDQWVTGEYWERHRVAKKHRPDIPDKLKKRIESLRMGLRLIQGAPWVTVRDAISGLPDPESEQDCGVPNHRFNPGARVYPGHTGSPLDEPAKTLKAGDHGVPGGENMLVKPDGTVRYFTVRESARLQTFPDEYVFSGSWTESMRQLGNAVPVRLAHFITKDIRTRLEWSVADAGKAV, encoded by the coding sequence ATGGCGATCGAGACGGTTTTGTTTCGTAAACAGCTTGTTGGTTTTGAAGGAAATCGTCATGATTTGAAGAACTCATACTCCGGAGAGAGGAGTGTTCGCATGAGGTCGGTTGAACTGTTCGTTGGAGCCGGCGGTCTTGCGATGGGGATATCAAACGCCGGGTTTCGGCACGTGGGATTATACGAATGGGATCGATACGCGTGCGACACCATACGTTTCAATAAGGAAAGAAACGTGGGGCCGGTCCGAGATTGGCCGATTTATCAACTTGACGTGCGAAGTGTCGATTTCACTCAATATCGCGGTATTGAACTTCTCGCAGGAGGCCCCCCATGTCAGCCGTTTTCATTGGGAGGCAAACATCGTGGACGCGAGGATCACCGGAATATGTTCCCCGAAATGATTAGGGCGGTCAGGGAGATCCAGCCGAAGGTCGTCTTGATCGAAAACGTGAAAGGATTACTGCGGGAGTCCTTCGCGAAATACTTCGAGTACATACTTCTTCAAATCTGTTATCCCGAAATCGTTCCTAAGGAAAACGAGGATTGGACGGATCACTTGTCTCGTTTGGAACAGCAACACACCAAAGGTCGCTACCACGGCCTTTCTTATCGTGTGGTGTTCCGCTTGCTTAACGCTGCGGATTACGGTGTACCTCAAAAAAGGGAACGGGTGTTTATTGTCGGCTTCCGAAGTGATTTGAACATCGAATGGTCGTTTCCCAATCCAACGCATTCTTTCGACGCCCTTCTTTACGATCAATGGGTTACGGGGGAATATTGGGAACGGCACCGGGTTGCGAAAAAACATCGTCCTGACATTCCCGACAAACTCAAAAAGAGAATCGAAAGTCTTCGGATGGGACTAAGACTAATACAGGGCGCTCCGTGGGTTACTGTGCGCGACGCCATTTCCGGTCTTCCCGATCCGGAAAGCGAACAAGACTGCGGCGTACCCAACCATCGTTTTAATCCCGGAGCCCGAGTTTATCCGGGACACACCGGAAGTCCGCTCGATGAGCCTGCGAAAACCCTAAAAGCCGGGGATCACGGCGTTCCCGGCGGAGAGAACATGCTTGTGAAACCGGATGGCACCGTACGTTATTTCACGGTGCGGGAGAGCGCGCGCTTGCAGACGTTCCCGGACGAGTACGTGTTTAGCGGGTCTTGGACGGAGAGCATGCGCCAATTGGGGAACGCAGTTCCGGTACGGTTGGCTCATTTCATCACTAAAGACATCAGAACACGTCTTGAATGGAGTGTCGCTGATGCAGGAAAAGCCGTATAA